From a region of the Fusobacterium sp. FSA-380-WT-3A genome:
- a CDS encoding acyl carrier protein: MDKEQICIIKKIIAEQLDIDEIEIKNTSNLFDELGADSFDIANIISEIEIKFEISIPYTEAKHIRKMDELLNHINDKLKKLEK; encoded by the coding sequence ATGGATAAAGAGCAAATCTGTATAATAAAAAAAATTATAGCTGAACAATTAGATATAGATGAAATTGAAATAAAAAATACTTCTAATTTATTCGATGAATTAGGCGCTGATTCTTTTGATATAGCTAATATTATAAGTGAAATTGAAATAAAATTTGAAATATCTATTCCATATACAGAAGCTAAACATATTAGAAAAATGGATGAACTTTTAAATCATATCAATGATAAATTAAAAAAATTGGAGAAATAA
- the ligA gene encoding NAD-dependent DNA ligase LigA, with the protein MKKEKRIQELKELIKKYSDYYYNQNESLISDVEFDKLLKELEELEGKNPQFKMFDSPTINVGASVKNTKFAKVTHKEKMLSLSNSYNIGEIEDFINRVDKLLENNKKPTYVLEVKLDGLSISITYKNGKLVQGVTRGDGIIGEDVTENIMEISSIPKTLKEKINIEVRGEIVLPISKFLEINEKKLAQGEEIFANPRNAASGTLRQLDSKIVKERGLDCYFYFVVNGEQYGIKTHKEAFDFLEKLGLKTTKIAEVLSTSKEIDERIEYWKDAREKLDYETDGMVLKVNEIEYWDVLGNTTKSPRWAIAYKFPAKQVSTKLLDITWQVGRTGKITPVAELEEVEVSGSRIKRASLHNFDEIKRKDIRIGDKVFIEKAAEIIPQVVKSIKKLRDGSEKIITAPTNCPVCDSLLEKEEGLVDLKCSNHNCPAKVQGKFEYFVSRDGMNIVGLGQKIVERFIDLGYLNDITDIYMLYTHKEEIEKLEKMGKKSVENLLNSIEESKTRDYSKVLYSLGIPEVGKFMGNLLAEVSKDIDTLINMTKEELLSINGVGDKVADSIINFFKNEKNIEIINKLKEYGLNFSLGNQSKVEKKVFEGKTFLVTGKLVKFTRNGIKEEIEKFGGKNLSAVSKNLDYLIVGENAGSKLAKATELGTVKIITEEEFFEIVNNK; encoded by the coding sequence ATGAAAAAAGAAAAAAGAATACAAGAGTTAAAAGAGTTAATAAAAAAATATAGTGATTACTACTATAATCAAAATGAAAGTCTTATTTCTGATGTTGAATTTGATAAGCTTTTAAAAGAATTAGAGGAACTTGAAGGTAAAAATCCTCAATTTAAAATGTTTGATTCTCCTACTATAAATGTTGGAGCAAGTGTAAAAAATACAAAATTTGCTAAAGTTACTCATAAAGAAAAAATGTTAAGTTTATCAAATAGCTATAACATTGGAGAAATAGAAGATTTTATAAATAGAGTAGATAAGCTTTTAGAAAATAATAAAAAACCTACTTATGTTTTAGAAGTAAAATTAGATGGTTTATCTATAAGTATAACTTATAAAAATGGAAAACTTGTACAGGGAGTTACAAGAGGAGATGGAATTATTGGAGAAGATGTTACAGAAAATATAATGGAAATCTCTAGTATTCCTAAAACTTTAAAAGAAAAAATTAATATTGAAGTAAGAGGAGAGATAGTTTTACCTATAAGTAAATTTTTAGAAATAAATGAAAAAAAATTAGCTCAAGGAGAAGAAATATTTGCAAATCCTAGAAATGCTGCAAGTGGTACTCTTCGTCAATTAGATTCAAAAATTGTAAAAGAAAGAGGTTTAGATTGTTATTTCTACTTTGTAGTTAATGGAGAACAATATGGTATTAAAACTCATAAAGAAGCTTTTGATTTTCTTGAAAAATTAGGATTAAAAACTACAAAAATTGCTGAAGTATTATCTACTTCAAAAGAAATTGATGAAAGAATAGAATACTGGAAAGATGCTAGAGAAAAATTAGATTATGAAACTGATGGAATGGTTTTAAAAGTTAATGAGATTGAATATTGGGATGTATTAGGAAATACAACTAAAAGTCCTAGATGGGCAATAGCTTATAAATTTCCTGCAAAACAAGTATCTACTAAACTTCTAGATATTACATGGCAAGTAGGAAGAACAGGAAAAATAACTCCAGTTGCTGAATTAGAAGAAGTAGAAGTTTCAGGAAGCCGTATAAAAAGAGCAAGTTTACATAATTTTGATGAAATAAAAAGAAAAGACATAAGGATTGGAGATAAGGTCTTTATAGAAAAAGCAGCTGAAATAATACCACAAGTTGTAAAATCTATAAAAAAATTAAGAGATGGTAGTGAAAAAATAATTACTGCTCCAACTAATTGCCCTGTATGTGATTCTTTATTAGAAAAAGAAGAGGGTTTAGTTGATTTAAAATGTTCTAATCATAATTGTCCTGCCAAAGTTCAAGGAAAATTTGAATATTTTGTTTCAAGAGATGGAATGAATATAGTTGGGCTTGGTCAAAAAATAGTTGAAAGATTTATTGATTTGGGATATTTAAATGATATAACAGATATTTATATGCTTTATACTCATAAAGAAGAGATAGAAAAACTTGAAAAAATGGGTAAAAAAAGTGTAGAAAATCTTTTAAATTCTATTGAAGAAAGTAAAACCAGAGATTATTCAAAAGTTTTATACTCATTAGGAATTCCAGAGGTTGGAAAATTTATGGGAAATCTTTTAGCTGAAGTGAGTAAAGATATAGATACTCTTATAAATATGACAAAAGAGGAACTTTTAAGTATAAATGGAGTTGGTGATAAAGTTGCTGATTCAATTATTAATTTCTTTAAAAATGAAAAGAATATAGAGATAATTAATAAATTAAAAGAATATGGATTAAACTTTTCTTTAGGAAATCAGTCTAAGGTAGAGAAGAAGGTTTTTGAAGGAAAAACATTTTTAGTTACAGGAAAACTTGTAAAATTTACTAGAAATGGAATAAAAGAGGAAATTGAAAAATTTGGTGGAAAAAACTTATCTGCTGTAAGTAAAAATTTAGATTATTTAATAGTTGGAGAAAATGCTGGTAGTAAATTGGCTAAAGCTACTGAGTTAGGAACTGTTAAAATCATAACTGAAGAAGAGTTTTTTGAGATTGTAAATAATAAATAA
- a CDS encoding ThiF family adenylyltransferase, which produces MLFKREELLIGKENLDKLKNSHVLVFGLGGVGGFVVEGLVRGGIGELTIVDYDTVDITNINRQIIATTKTIGKLKTELIYERAKSINPNIKINSISEKYLKENKDMFFQNKKYDYIVDAIDMVSSKLSIIEEANKLNIPIISSMGTGNKLDPLKLEIADISKTSVCPLARVIRKEVKNRGIKRLKVLYSKEEPKKPLNEDNSREKSVNVGSISFVPSVAGLIIAGEVIKDICNIK; this is translated from the coding sequence ATGTTATTTAAAAGAGAAGAATTGCTTATAGGAAAAGAAAATTTAGATAAACTAAAAAATTCTCATGTACTAGTTTTTGGACTTGGAGGTGTTGGAGGATTTGTAGTAGAAGGTTTAGTAAGAGGAGGTATAGGTGAGTTAACAATTGTTGATTATGATACTGTTGACATTACTAATATAAATAGGCAAATAATAGCTACTACAAAAACTATAGGAAAATTAAAAACAGAACTTATTTATGAAAGAGCAAAATCAATTAATCCTAATATTAAAATAAATTCTATCAGTGAAAAATATTTAAAAGAAAATAAAGATATGTTTTTTCAAAATAAAAAATATGATTATATTGTAGATGCAATAGATATGGTTTCTTCAAAACTTAGTATAATTGAAGAAGCTAATAAATTAAATATCCCTATTATTTCTTCTATGGGAACAGGTAATAAATTAGACCCTTTAAAATTAGAAATTGCAGATATAAGTAAAACTTCTGTTTGTCCTTTAGCAAGAGTAATTAGAAAAGAGGTAAAAAATAGAGGAATAAAAAGACTTAAAGTTCTTTATTCTAAAGAAGAACCAAAAAAACCTTTAAATGAAGACAATAGTAGAGAAAAATCTGTCAATGTTGGAAGTATATCTTTTGTACCTTCTGTAGCTGGACTTATAATTGCTGGTGAAGTGATAAAAGATATTTGTAATATAAAATAA
- a CDS encoding flavodoxin, whose translation MEKIGIFYGTTSGKTEAIADEIDFNLRKHDHEVFNVADGIDEIENFKNLILITPTYGVGELQKDWENHSSQLKNIDFSGKKVALVGLGNQFTFGESFVEGMKKLYDIVIENHGKVIGFTSNEGYKYQETEAVIGDKFVGLALDETNQDNETPERVSAWIKEILKEFY comes from the coding sequence ATGGAAAAAATAGGAATTTTTTATGGAACAACTTCTGGAAAAACAGAAGCAATAGCTGATGAAATAGATTTTAACTTAAGAAAACATGACCATGAAGTTTTTAATGTAGCTGATGGTATTGATGAGATTGAAAACTTTAAAAATCTTATTTTAATTACACCTACCTACGGAGTTGGAGAATTACAAAAAGATTGGGAAAATCACTCTTCCCAATTAAAAAATATAGATTTCTCTGGTAAAAAAGTGGCTCTTGTTGGACTTGGAAATCAATTTACTTTTGGAGAATCTTTTGTTGAAGGAATGAAAAAACTTTATGATATTGTTATAGAAAATCATGGAAAAGTTATTGGATTTACTTCTAATGAAGGGTATAAATATCAAGAAACTGAAGCTGTAATAGGAGATAAATTTGTTGGTCTTGCTTTAGATGAAACTAATCAAGATAATGAAACTCCTGAAAGAGTAAGTGCTTGGATTAAAGAAATTTTAAAAGAATTTTATTAG